From Kineosporia succinea, the proteins below share one genomic window:
- a CDS encoding aspartate/glutamate racemase family protein — translation MTVVRVVNPNTTASMTATISRAARAVALPGTVVEAVNPDTGPASIESHYDEALAVPGLLAEIARAGADGHVIACFGDPGLDAARELASGPVVGIAEAAMHAASLLGRGFSVVTTLARTEGRAWDLARAYGFGERCRGVHSCEIPVLALETDPGARAVITSVCRRALETDGSDAIVLGCAGMADLCGEISAAVGVPVVDGVAAATVLVESLVRLGLSTGKLGEFARPPVKPYAGILQPWALTGSSNCPDPPV, via the coding sequence ATGACCGTCGTCCGCGTCGTCAACCCCAACACCACGGCCTCGATGACCGCGACGATCTCCCGGGCCGCCCGCGCGGTGGCCCTCCCGGGCACGGTCGTCGAGGCGGTGAACCCGGACACCGGCCCGGCGTCGATCGAGAGCCACTACGACGAGGCCCTGGCCGTGCCCGGGCTGCTCGCCGAGATCGCCCGCGCCGGGGCCGACGGCCACGTGATCGCCTGCTTCGGCGACCCCGGGCTGGACGCGGCCCGGGAGCTGGCGAGCGGTCCGGTGGTGGGTATCGCGGAGGCCGCCATGCACGCGGCGTCGCTGCTCGGGCGGGGTTTCAGCGTCGTCACCACGCTGGCGCGCACCGAGGGCCGGGCCTGGGACCTGGCCCGGGCCTACGGATTCGGCGAGCGCTGCCGGGGTGTGCACAGCTGCGAGATCCCGGTGCTGGCGCTGGAGACCGATCCGGGGGCGCGGGCCGTGATCACGTCGGTGTGCCGCCGGGCGCTGGAGACCGACGGGTCGGACGCGATCGTGCTGGGATGCGCGGGTATGGCCGATCTGTGCGGCGAGATCTCGGCGGCGGTGGGGGTGCCGGTGGTGGACGGGGTGGCCGCCGCCACGGTTCTCGTCGAGTCACTGGTGCGGCTGGGTCTGTCGACGGGGAAGCTGGGCGAGTTCGCCCGGCCGCCGGTGAAGCCGTACGCCGGGATACTGCAGCCGTGGGCCCTGACGGGTTCCTCGAATTGCCCGGATCCACCCGTTTGA